Proteins encoded by one window of Candidatus Saganbacteria bacterium:
- a CDS encoding sigma-54 dependent transcriptional regulator, whose translation MSKPRPLIAAVDDEEDILKTINTVLKPTYNVTAFSSPEDALKKIPPLNVDAVLLDIKMPKMDGITFLKKLKKTDPEVPVIILTALSDSRTAVNAMKEGAYDYINKPFDADELKLVIEKALEKRTLEKENRAYREISKESFEDIIGTSEPMRKVFGLIEKIAPSDSTVMITGETGSGKEMVAKAIHRKSNRKNKLFVAVNCAAVPENLFESELFGHERGSFTGALERHIGKFELADGGTIFLDEVGCLPYPMQAKLLRVVQESEVQRIGGSKATKIDIRIICATNADLKDSVKKGTFREDLFFRLNVIPVDVPPIRSRTQDIPLLLEYFLGRFNKRSNKRIKAFTPQAINILKGYYWPGNVRELENAVERLVVLSSKDIIDAGDLSFNIIDKHDIPVQMRLEDAVGHFERDHLTKIFLKAGCIQSKAAKMLGIDRSTLISKLKKYDIC comes from the coding sequence ATGTCAAAACCAAGGCCCCTTATAGCTGCCGTAGATGACGAAGAGGACATCTTAAAAACTATAAATACCGTACTTAAACCGACATACAATGTGACCGCTTTTTCCTCTCCCGAAGATGCGCTGAAAAAGATCCCGCCGCTAAACGTCGATGCGGTGCTCCTCGACATAAAAATGCCCAAGATGGACGGCATTACTTTCCTTAAAAAACTGAAGAAGACGGATCCGGAAGTACCCGTGATAATTCTTACCGCGCTGTCCGACTCAAGGACGGCTGTCAACGCCATGAAAGAGGGCGCCTATGATTATATCAACAAGCCTTTTGACGCCGATGAACTTAAACTCGTCATAGAAAAAGCCCTTGAAAAAAGGACCCTTGAAAAAGAGAACAGGGCCTACAGGGAGATCAGCAAAGAAAGTTTTGAGGATATCATCGGAACATCGGAGCCCATGAGAAAGGTCTTCGGTCTGATAGAAAAAATAGCTCCGTCGGACAGCACCGTGATGATAACAGGCGAGACCGGCAGCGGCAAAGAAATGGTCGCTAAAGCCATCCATAGAAAGAGCAACAGAAAAAATAAGCTGTTTGTCGCGGTCAACTGTGCCGCGGTCCCCGAGAACCTTTTTGAATCGGAGCTTTTCGGGCACGAAAGGGGATCGTTCACCGGAGCCCTTGAAAGGCATATCGGCAAGTTCGAGCTTGCCGACGGCGGGACTATCTTTCTTGATGAGGTCGGGTGTCTGCCCTATCCGATGCAGGCAAAACTTTTGAGGGTGGTCCAGGAGAGCGAAGTGCAGAGGATCGGAGGCAGCAAGGCAACAAAGATAGATATCAGGATCATCTGTGCCACAAATGCCGATCTGAAAGACAGCGTGAAGAAAGGCACTTTCAGGGAAGACCTTTTTTTCAGGCTGAACGTCATTCCTGTCGATGTCCCGCCGATACGGTCAAGGACGCAGGACATCCCGCTCCTGCTCGAATATTTTCTCGGCCGTTTCAATAAAAGGTCCAACAAGCGGATAAAAGCGTTCACCCCTCAGGCCATAAATATTTTAAAAGGCTATTACTGGCCGGGCAACGTCAGGGAGCTTGAGAACGCTGTCGAGCGCCTTGTCGTTCTATCTTCAAAAGATATCATAGATGCAGGCGACCTGTCCTTTAATATCATTGACAAGCACGATATCCCGGTGCAAATGCGGCTGGAAGACGCGGTCGGCCATTTTGAAAGGGACCACCTGACAAAAATTTTCCTTAAAGCCGGATGTATCCAGTCAAAAGCCGCCAAGATGCTGGGGATCGACCGTTCAACATTGATCTCAAAACTGAAAAAATATGATATTTGTTGA